Within the Myxococcus virescens genome, the region CGTCGAGTCGTGCACTTCTCCGCGGAGTGCCTGGTCGTTCGCGTTCTGGAGAAGCTCGACGAGGAAACGGTCGTGGTAGTCCTGCCGGATGAGCGCCGCAGCGTGCGCGATCTCGCGGTGCTCCCGGCCATGGGTCGCGACGTTCGATGCGAGGAGGTGGGCGCGCTGTCGCCACAACTCCCGAAGCGCCGCGGGCACTTCTCCCTCAAACATCACGCTCGTCCCCTGTCGTCGCAGAACGTCCGGAGTGTTCGTGGACGAGGCGGTATCCGCACCTCTCGCTCACGCATCTTACCGTTGCTCGATCGTTGCAGACTCACCTGTGGCGCGGAGTTATGAGGATTCCAAGGCCATGGCCTTGCCACCGAACAGCCGGGATGCCGGAGTGGGCGGCGGGGGTGGAGGCGCATGGGCCATGTCCTTTCAGGTAAGCGAGGTAGGCTTGCTCCAGTTACGTGGACCTTATTTCAGACCGGGTGAGGTGCGCGGATCAACTCGCGCCAGCGGGAGGTCTTGCGATCGAGTTCGCGGCGGAGCTTGACTGCTTCATCGCTCTCACTGAGTCCCGTGCTTTCGAGCGCTGCTACCAAGTTCGCAGCCGCATCAACGCGCCTCGGGTCCAACTCGAGTACCCGGCGGAAACATGGGATGGCCGCGTGGAAGCGCTTGGCGAACAAGTGGTTCACTCCTCGAGTGAAGTGGAAGTGGTCCCACTTGCTCGCGACCGGCTCCGCCTGGGCGAACGCCTCCTCGGCATCCTCGTATCTCCCAGCGTTCGAGAGAATGATGCCGATCTCGGTCGGAGGCCGGTCCAAATCGGGGGCCAGACGCGCAGCTTCCACGCAGTGGTGTAGGGCCTCGGTCAGGAACTGGTGCTGTCCAGGTGAGACCGTATGCCCGAGGTAGGCCCCCAACGTGTAGTGATGTCCGGCATCCGAGGGGTCCCACTGCACTGCGATCCGCATGTGCTCGATGGCCGAGCGGAGATCTCCTCGGGAGAACGCATCTCCCGCCTGGCTGGCGCGGTTCCGCGCCTTGAATTCCGGCGGTCCGGAAAGCGTGACGACGTGGGCTCCCTCGGGTGGTTGCGCATCGTAGCTGCCCATCCGCAACAGCATCTCGCGGATGAAGGGCATCATCTGCTGGGCCTTCTTGGCGGGAATCCTGAGCTCCTTCGCGATGGGCTCACCTGCGAAGGGAATCGTCCCCAGTTGCTTGGCCCACGCGTTCAGGCGGTTGTGCCAAGGTCCCGGGAGGGCAAGCAGATCGTTCATGACCTCCTGATGGAATCGTGCCTTTTCGGCCAGACGGTCACACAGCATCTGGCCAAGCTGCGAGTGGGCGCCGCGGTGGATGATATCGAGCAGCTTGCCCCGGCGCTCAGTCCGGCCGAGGTCCACGGTCAGCAGCACGTCGCTCGTCAGGCGCGCCGTGGTTTCGAACGCCTTGATGAAGTCACTCAGCCGCTCCTCGCCAATGAGGCCGGCGAGCCGGGAGCGGCACGCGGCGGCACCAGCAGCGAGACGAAGCCGGGCGTTCAGTTCTTCCGCAGGCACTCCCGCCTTCACTGCCAGGGCGTCGGAAAGGAAGGCGAGATTCTCGTTGCTCGGCTCGCTCTTCCCTGTACGCCACGAGTCCATCGTGTTCTTGGAGACGCGCGCCAGCTTCGCCAGCTTGGCCACCGTGACGCTCTTACCTCCAAGCTTGTTCATCACGCGGCGGAAGACATCGCGTTCGATCCAGACGGGGCGGAATGTGGGCTGCTGGCCGTGCTCGATTCGCAGGACCTGATACGCCCCCCAGCGAATGCCCGCATCCAGGGTGTAGAGGCGCAGGAACGGGATGGGGGCGTCGCGCTTTTCGGTGATGGGAAAGCTCAGGCTGTTCATCAACGCCGCGAGCTCGTCCCACCGTTCGGCTGCTTCACGGGTCACCGCGAGAGCCCAGGCAACCGGCTCGAATTCGGTGGCGGGGAGCACGTCCGTGGGCACGAGCGCTGCGGGGAACATGGCCTCCACCAGCGTTTTCAGCACCGCGTCGAACTTCTCCCTGGCGACCGCCACGTCATCATCGAAGACGCGCTGCGCGGTCTTGTAGCTGAAGTCCTCGGCGTTCCGGAGGAAGCCCTTCAGCCGGAGGAGCTCGGCCGCCTCGCCCAGGAGTCGGCCACTTCGCGGGTACTCGATGCCCGAGCCGCTCGGAAGATTGAAGTAGCTCATGTCGTTTCGCCTCACGGAGGAGCCAGCGGCATCGCCGCTGGCCCCATCCGTGTTCGCTCCTACTTCTTGTTGCCGTTCGTGGCCTTGCTGCCGCCCGTGGCCGGTTGACCGCCCTGGTAGTTGGGATGCTGCGGGTTCATCTGGCTCCCCCGATTCCCGTTGTTGTAGTGGTAGGCGGGGTTGTTCGGGTTCTTGATGATGGACCGGTGGTCGTTCGGGGTGTAGTTGCTCTTCCTACCCATTGTTCTCTCCGTGCAGCTTTGACTGGTGACGTCCGCGCCCCATGCGCGAACGCCGCCATGGAGCCAGAGAGCGCGCCCCCGGACGACCCAAGTCCGGTGGACATCGGGAAAAGCCCCGTACTTACAGTAGCTTCAGTAAGCATTGGGACTCGGGCCACTGCGGAATCTGAGCCCTGCGGCGCCTAATGGACGGGGCATCCCGCATGTGCCCCGTATGTGCCCCTCCAGCGCGGAATCAGACGGATTCAGGTGGGATAGGGTGGGATAGGGCGGGACGACGAATCCTGGTAAAATCAAGGGGATGTAGGGTAAAGGCGCGTCCTGCTTGAGGTTTTCCATCCTCCCGTGTCGGGTTCGAATCCCGCCCTGGGCACTCCGAACCAGGCCTCCGAGTCGAAAGACTCGGGGGCCTTTTTCGTTTCTGGGCAGGCTTCCGGTTATGTGCCCTCCAACGTGCCCCTGAGGTGCATGTCGAGGGCGTGCCTGGGCGATGTCGCGCAACTGCGCCACCAGAGCTGCGTCCTTTGCGTCCTTGTGACTGGCGTAGCCCAGGCTGCTGCGGGCCACCTGTAGTAGCGCGCACGCCGGGCGCCGCGACACGCCTTTCCCCATGGCGTACCGCACCTGCCTCCTGGCCGCGAGGACTCGCTCACGCTTCAACTGGTCCGAAAATCGGGGGACAGACCACCCCAACTCGCGCATCGACGAACTGCTACCCCACGAGTGGAAACGTCGGCGTACTGCTGACCCGCGTGCCGCACCTCTCCAACCCAGCCTCTGAATCGCTCGCTTGTCGCGGCGCTCGCCGAACACGGCCCTCGTCCACCTGCAACCGCGCGCGCCACGTCACTAATTGGACGGATACGGCGCGCAGGCTGGACACCGCGACTGACGGAGACGAATGAATGCTCGTGGTCCAGACGCTGGGGAGTCTCAACGCGTTGAGGCTTGCACGGCATGGCAAACTACCTGAGCGGCTGACTGGAGAGGCGGGCCGACACGGTGCTGAGTGCCACTGACGTGGCGGGCCTCCTGGCGGACGCGGAGTGGATGTGTCGGGAGAACAAGGAGCAGAGTGCGCGCCTGCTGCGTGCGAAACTGCGCCAGCAGGCATGAGTGAAGGGCATCGGCTACGCCCACGCCCGCGGGCTG harbors:
- a CDS encoding tetratricopeptide repeat protein, which gives rise to MSYFNLPSGSGIEYPRSGRLLGEAAELLRLKGFLRNAEDFSYKTAQRVFDDDVAVAREKFDAVLKTLVEAMFPAALVPTDVLPATEFEPVAWALAVTREAAERWDELAALMNSLSFPITEKRDAPIPFLRLYTLDAGIRWGAYQVLRIEHGQQPTFRPVWIERDVFRRVMNKLGGKSVTVAKLAKLARVSKNTMDSWRTGKSEPSNENLAFLSDALAVKAGVPAEELNARLRLAAGAAACRSRLAGLIGEERLSDFIKAFETTARLTSDVLLTVDLGRTERRGKLLDIIHRGAHSQLGQMLCDRLAEKARFHQEVMNDLLALPGPWHNRLNAWAKQLGTIPFAGEPIAKELRIPAKKAQQMMPFIREMLLRMGSYDAQPPEGAHVVTLSGPPEFKARNRASQAGDAFSRGDLRSAIEHMRIAVQWDPSDAGHHYTLGAYLGHTVSPGQHQFLTEALHHCVEAARLAPDLDRPPTEIGIILSNAGRYEDAEEAFAQAEPVASKWDHFHFTRGVNHLFAKRFHAAIPCFRRVLELDPRRVDAAANLVAALESTGLSESDEAVKLRRELDRKTSRWRELIRAPHPV